Proteins found in one Aethina tumida isolate Nest 87 chromosome 1, icAetTumi1.1, whole genome shotgun sequence genomic segment:
- the LOC109599310 gene encoding trichohyalin: MKQFKKVCCTAFILMVFYLANTDGFLQRTTQDSGKEDSNGFRFKHQLRTQSDVTNQRNVDAQRLFFEGTLRQSDNRRNFDVRSNRNLQERDSRDNSRATHTIRSSRDSIRTSEKYAQTNERDHLMKNSRENVDRIREHQDGRQSRISREISDETRNVDRRVEESRASEIRISSNTQRRESKQFREYQQRENIRDETRDSRVSRLRESRNQDQPQRRESEERESRLEENLRINEDIRTSPTMRSFRGQFTEDILSNRRIVQLSKQGKTRNFRQIREEDQVQYTDTIDENRDKVRDSRIFRLRESRNQQQREEFRERESKAREINSRHDDETRISLRRRSTKEILRNRRDVQILNEKLIRNSRQSRDDIGLSRERQQRDQARDSTISQLRQFWNQEQRRREESRKIESRLRENNLRNREETSEDRRHIQLSREEEETRNFRQSRDEGQRREYNRDQIRDLRTSQLREIRDQDLRQSQEPTAEESRHQANNLKEREEIIRDRQERSREGETRNTRQNRDVERQREDIRIFRLRYERTLRDIRLARMQRAQLRERESRLRENNREDTRTSLLMRSFNRQSSVESLREHRNAVLSREEENRNSRQNRDLEQRRREGSEATGFGEQRQRSESIERESRLREDNLRSPKETRVSLRRRSSEETLRDARASREQRKEMGERTSRLRENNLRSHEEIRASFLMHTLKRQSPEESVRDRRSVRYSRVERENARQNRDHEDSRAYPFRKQLKREKSGDLEVRTSLLMSTLARKSSEESSQDRRYVRRFREEETGNFRQNRDVVQRQRGETLTSENVQRERDETNRHREQERNEDSKLYARRDQVDDTRLTRTQRSSERSNEMRDSNERNIEQRLDAKRFRRNVPETIRMFEARQKSERDNIDLYSDATRKIRDDFEILSEKDYRTQQNESSYLLNTVKVLLVTLLVAQMFASSSKTKNWANVMSFQRKLKVC; the protein is encoded by the coding sequence AtgaaacagtttaaaaaagtatgttgCACTGCATTTATTCTGATGGTATTTTATTTAGCAAACACAGATGGCTTTCTTCAACGAACAACTCAAGATTCTGGAAAAGAAGATTCTAATGGTTTTAGATTCAAGCATCAACTTCGCACACAATCCGATGTAACCAACCAAAGAAATGTTGATGCACAACGACTTTTCTTTGAAGGTACTCTGAGACAGTCCGACAACCGTCGAAATTTCGATGTACGAAGTAACAGAAACCTGCAAGAACGTGACAGTAGAGACAATTCTCGAGCTACACATACCATACGCAGTTCCAGAGACTCCATAAGAACATCGGAGAAATACGCACAAACCAACGAACGAGACCATTTAATGAAGAATTCCCGAGAAAATGTTGACCGCATTAGAGAACATCAAGACGGAAGGCAGTCAAGAATTTCTCGAGAAATCAGTGATGAGACCCGAAACGTAGATCGACGCGTAGAAGAATCCAGAGCTTCCGAAATACGCATTTCATCAAATACGCAAAGACGAGAATCCAAGCAATTTAGAGAATACCAACAAAGAGAAAATATCCGAGATGAAACCCGAGACTCACGAGTATCCCGACTCCGTGAATCTAGAAACCAAGATCAACCACAACGTAGAGAATCGGAAGAAAGAGAATCAAGACTTGAAGAGAACTTAAGAATTAATGAAGATATCAGAACATCTCCCACAATGCGTTCCTTCAGAGGTCAATTTACTGAAGATATTCTATCAAATCGACGAATCGTTCAACTCTCTAAACAAGGCAAAACCAGGAATTTTAGACAAATCCGCGAAGAGGACCAGGTGCAATATACTGACACTATAGACGAAAACCGAGATAAAGTCAGGGATTCAAGAATATTCCGGTTGAGAGAATCTCGTAATCAGCAACAACGCGAAGAATTTAGAGAAAGAGAGTCAAAGGCTcgtgaaattaattcaagacATGATGATGAAACTAGAATTTCTCTTAGGCGCCGTTCCACTAAAGAAATTCTAAGAAATCGTCGTGATGTTCAGATCCTTAATGAAAAACTAATTAGGAATTCCCGTCAAAGTCGCGATGATATTGGACTCTCCAGGGAACGCCAACAACGTGACCAAGCTAGAGATTCAACTATATCCCAACTGAGGCAATTCTGGAATCAAGAACAAAGACGACGTGAAGAGTCCAGAAAAATTGAATCAAGACTTCGCGAAAATAATTTGCGGAATCGTGAAGAAACTTCTGAAGATCGTCGTCATATCCAACTCTCCAGAGAAGAAGAAGAAACTAGGAACTTCCGTCAAAGTCGTGATGAAGGACAGCGGCGTGAATATAACCGAGACCAAATCAGGGATTTAAGAACTTCCCAATTGAGGGAGATCCGTGATCAAGATCTAAGACAAAGTCAAGAGCCCACGGCAGAAGAATCAAGACATCAggcgaataatttaaaagagcGTGAAGAAATTATAAGAGATCGTCAGGAGAGATCCAGAGAAGGAGAAACTAGGAACACTCGTCAAAATCGCGATGTAGAACGTCAACGTGAAGATATTAGAATTTTCAGGCTCCGATATGAAAGAACTCTACGAGATATTCGACTCGCCAGAATGCAACGTGCACAGTTGAGAGAAAGGGAATCAAGGCTTCGTGAAAACAATCGCGAAGATACTAGAACTTCTCTTTTAATGCGTAGTTTCAACCGTCAATCATCTGTAGAATCTTTGCGAGAGCATCGTAATGCTGTACTTTCTAGAGAAGAAGAAAATCGGAATTCTCGTCAAAATCGCGATTTGGAACAGCGGCGTCGGGAAGGTTCGGAAGCAACTGGATTTGGAGAACAACGTCAACGCTCAGAATCTATAGAACGTGAATCAAGACTACGAGAAGATAATCTTAGAAgtcctaaagaaactagagtcTCTCTTAGACGTCGATCCTCTGAAGAAACTCTGCGAGATGCTCGTGCCTCCAGAGAACAACGTAAAGAAATGGGAGAAAGGACATCAAGACTTCgtgaaaataatttgagaAGTCATGAAGAGATCAGAGCTTCCTTTTTGATGCACACTCTTAAACGCCAATCACCTGAAGAATCTGTACGAGATCGTCGCAGTGTCCGATACTCTAGAGTAGAACGTGAAAACGCCAGACAAAATCGTGACCACGAAGATTCAAGAGCATATCCATTTAGAAAACAACTTAAACGTGAAAAATCCGGGGATCTCGAAGTCAGAACATCTCTTTTAATGAGTACTTTGGCACGTAAATCATCTGAAGAATCTTCTCAAGATCGTCGATATGTCCGACGTTTTAGAGAAGAAGAAACTGGGAACTTCCGTCAAAATCGCGATGTTGTACAGCGTCAACGCGGGGAAACTTTGACATCTGAGAACGTTCAACGAGAACGTGATGAGACAAATCGTCATCGAGAACAAGAACGAAATGaagattcaaaattatacGCAAGAAGGGACCAAGTGGATGACACGCGTTTAACTCGCACTCAAAGATCTAGTGAAAGAAGCAATGAAATGCGCGACTCCAATGAACGAAATATTGAACAACGGCTTGATGCCAAACGCTTCCGACGTAACGTACCTGAAACCATAAGAATGTTTGAAGCACGGCAGAAAAGTGAACGAgacaatattgatttatacagCGATGCTACCAGAAAAATTCGAGacgattttgaaatattatctgaaAAAGACTATAGAACACAACAGAACGAATCTTCCTATTTGTTGAATACCGTCAAAGTTTTATTGGTGACCTTGTTGGTCGCTCAGATGTTTGCTAGTTCTTCTAAGACTAAAAACTGGGCAAATGTGATGAGCTTCCAGAGGAAACTGAAAGTTTGTTAA
- the LOC109599327 gene encoding uncharacterized protein LOC109599327 isoform X1, with product MVVCKFFLQGTCKFGQDCRFQHSLGDNFHYVNPNIQQNQPQFTQQKPPQTTTTIDTLVESVVKEANAVEKGGQWLLTCYAPFKDKHAFPGLEDTSFEEVRWGFYEARENGTLDQYIIKIQEMMQTRIMQLKALQNPSPDIINIIKQIYDTPLNNSMAIAAVNRTGGFNSPNSTFTSPLKSNFNQQGGNTISGNIFGGFPVQNQPVFSGSQANYQQTPVASSSIFANTVAAQTTTPFVQQPPSIFGGQTTSPFVSQQNAYVATNNTFVNQQQQSSIFAQASPPNFVQTTSPSVFNQQLSGQTQTSPFFSQQPGQNPSVFSQQQQQSSNIFGTVSANQNSNNIFAQQSIHTPQNQQPFGAAQNTPTSPFGQNQPSSGSIFVQNSTFQQPSQGIFKTGFDNNTRTTVEVDMSVYSKLEDLTPDEINWFESDTLDVACIPENPPTFEMSRK from the exons atggtcGTGTGCAAGTTTTTTCTGCAAGGCACATGCAAATTCGGCCAAGACTGCCGATTTCAGCATTCCTTAGGTG ataattttcattatgtgAATCCGAATATTCAACAAAACCAACCACAATTTACACAGCAGAAACCACCACAAACTACCACAACCATCGATACTTTAGTTGAAAGTGTTGTTAAAGAAGCTAATGCAGTTGAGAAAGGGGGCCAATGGTTATTAACATGTTATGCACCTTTCAAAGACAAACATGCGTTTCCAGGATTGGAGGACACCAGCTTCGAAGAAGTCAGATGGGGATTTTATGAGGCCAGAGAAAATGGAACACTTGACCAATAT attataaaaattcaggaAATGATGCAAACTAGAATAATGCAATTAAAAGCACTACAAAATCCAAGCccagatattattaatataataaagcaAATATATGACACaccattaaataattctatggCTATAGCAGCTGTTAACAGAACTGGTGGCTTTAATTCACCAAATTCAACATTTACATCACcacttaaatcaaattttaaccaaCAAGGAGGCAATACAATAAGTGGTAACATTTTTGGTGGATTTCCTGTACAAAATCAACCAGTTTTTAGTGGATCTCAAGCAAATTATCAACAAACACCAGTGGCAAGTTCTTCTATTTTTGCAAATACAG TTGCAGCACAAACAACTACTCCATTTGTCCAGCAACCACCCAGCATATTTGGTGGACAGACAACAAGTCCTTTTGTATCTCAACAAAACGCATATGTTGCAACTAATAACACGTTTGTTAACCAACAACAACAATCATCAATTTTTGCACAGGCATCACCACCCAATTTTGTACAAACAACATCACCATCAGTATTCAATCAACAATTATCAGGACAAACACAAACTTCTCCATTTTTTTCTCAACAACCTGGCCAAAACCCATCAGTATTTAGCCAACAGCAACAACAATCTTCGAATATTTTTGGTACAGTTTCAGCTAATCAAaacagtaataatatttttgctcAACAATCAATTCACACCCCTCAAAACCAACAACCATTTGGCGCTGCTCAAAATACCCCTACAAGTCCTTTTGGACAAAATCAACCTTCTTCTGGATCtatatttgtacaaaataGTACTTTTCAACAACCATCACAGGGTATCTTTAAGACAGGATTCGACAACAACACCCGAACCACAGTTGAAGTTGATATGTCTGTCTACTCGAAATTGGAAGATTTGACGCCGGACGAGATTAACTGGTTTGAAAGTGATACACTGGATGTTGCGTGTATTCCGGAAAATCCGCCAACTTTCGAGATGAGTAGAAAATAA
- the LOC109599327 gene encoding uncharacterized protein LOC109599327 isoform X2 — protein sequence MVVCKFFLQGTCKFGQDCRFQHSLGDNFHYVNPNIQQNQPQFTQQKPPQTTTTIDTLVESVVKEANAVEKGGQWLLTCYAPFKDKHAFPGLEDTSFEEVRWGFYEARENGTLDQYIIKIQEMMQTRIMQLKALQNPSPDIINIIKQIYDTPLNNSMAIAAVNRTGGFNSPNSTFTSPLKSNFNQQGGNTISGNIFGGFPVQNQPVFSGSQANYQQTPVASSSIFANTAQTTTPFVQQPPSIFGGQTTSPFVSQQNAYVATNNTFVNQQQQSSIFAQASPPNFVQTTSPSVFNQQLSGQTQTSPFFSQQPGQNPSVFSQQQQQSSNIFGTVSANQNSNNIFAQQSIHTPQNQQPFGAAQNTPTSPFGQNQPSSGSIFVQNSTFQQPSQGIFKTGFDNNTRTTVEVDMSVYSKLEDLTPDEINWFESDTLDVACIPENPPTFEMSRK from the exons atggtcGTGTGCAAGTTTTTTCTGCAAGGCACATGCAAATTCGGCCAAGACTGCCGATTTCAGCATTCCTTAGGTG ataattttcattatgtgAATCCGAATATTCAACAAAACCAACCACAATTTACACAGCAGAAACCACCACAAACTACCACAACCATCGATACTTTAGTTGAAAGTGTTGTTAAAGAAGCTAATGCAGTTGAGAAAGGGGGCCAATGGTTATTAACATGTTATGCACCTTTCAAAGACAAACATGCGTTTCCAGGATTGGAGGACACCAGCTTCGAAGAAGTCAGATGGGGATTTTATGAGGCCAGAGAAAATGGAACACTTGACCAATAT attataaaaattcaggaAATGATGCAAACTAGAATAATGCAATTAAAAGCACTACAAAATCCAAGCccagatattattaatataataaagcaAATATATGACACaccattaaataattctatggCTATAGCAGCTGTTAACAGAACTGGTGGCTTTAATTCACCAAATTCAACATTTACATCACcacttaaatcaaattttaaccaaCAAGGAGGCAATACAATAAGTGGTAACATTTTTGGTGGATTTCCTGTACAAAATCAACCAGTTTTTAGTGGATCTCAAGCAAATTATCAACAAACACCAGTGGCAAGTTCTTCTATTTTTGCAAATACAG CACAAACAACTACTCCATTTGTCCAGCAACCACCCAGCATATTTGGTGGACAGACAACAAGTCCTTTTGTATCTCAACAAAACGCATATGTTGCAACTAATAACACGTTTGTTAACCAACAACAACAATCATCAATTTTTGCACAGGCATCACCACCCAATTTTGTACAAACAACATCACCATCAGTATTCAATCAACAATTATCAGGACAAACACAAACTTCTCCATTTTTTTCTCAACAACCTGGCCAAAACCCATCAGTATTTAGCCAACAGCAACAACAATCTTCGAATATTTTTGGTACAGTTTCAGCTAATCAAaacagtaataatatttttgctcAACAATCAATTCACACCCCTCAAAACCAACAACCATTTGGCGCTGCTCAAAATACCCCTACAAGTCCTTTTGGACAAAATCAACCTTCTTCTGGATCtatatttgtacaaaataGTACTTTTCAACAACCATCACAGGGTATCTTTAAGACAGGATTCGACAACAACACCCGAACCACAGTTGAAGTTGATATGTCTGTCTACTCGAAATTGGAAGATTTGACGCCGGACGAGATTAACTGGTTTGAAAGTGATACACTGGATGTTGCGTGTATTCCGGAAAATCCGCCAACTTTCGAGATGAGTAGAAAATAA
- the LOC109599328 gene encoding ubiquitin carboxyl-terminal hydrolase calypso isoform X1 yields MPVDIKELTEGWLELESDPGLFTLLLEDFGVKGVQVEEIYDLNKPLDSTVYGFIFLFRWVEERRSRRKVVEQTETFVKDEDVVNNIFFAQQMVPNSCATHALISILLNCPNIHLGETLTRLKVHTHGMSPENKGWAIGNTPELACAHNSHAMPQAKRRLEKGSSGVSTEYVLGRFTGEAFHFVSFVPIGGRLYELDGLKPFPIDHGPCSDVEWTEKFRNVMTDRLGINDEYSEIRFNLMAVVPDRRLAIHHKLKMLRTNKQIVLDALSHLVKIKDKTTNQEKKESLVTENDKPSTEKETAEVKPEGPSEEGHNMVKKDAENPSNSKVTLCPLDYATPLTIQTSPAPSTSGTDTSSDIGSAFNSPTQAWNWANTASQNSPSSKDLKRFVVLRMEGENSTESKPLESGERKSGGVHARVRTSDGDPVVAEKKPHELLEPHTFAPKDLLALLRNLESEICMCEMSLKDENDKQNKYKIDDGRRTHNYDEFICTFLSMLAQQGKLGDLVEQNLVIPKKPGVNTPPAPKTIKTTKKDTKKKKKGRTKVKRKR; encoded by the exons atgccgGTGGATATAAAGGAATTAACTGAAG GATGGTTGGAGCTAGAGAGCGATCCAGGCTTATTTACTCTCCTCTTAGAGGATTTTGGTGTAAAAGGCGTGCAAGTGGAAGAAATTTACGACCTAAACAAACCTCTAGACTCAACTGTGTATGGTTTCATATTCCTGTTCAGATGGGTTGAAGAACGTCGGTCTCGTCGCAAGGTTGTAGAACAAACTGAAACGTTTGTTAAAGATGAGGATGTTGtgaacaacatattttttgcacAGCAAATGGTGCCCAATAGTTGTGCAACTCATGCACTCATTTCCATATTGTTGAATTGTCCAAATATTCATTTAG GAGAGACTCTGACAAGACTGAAGGTTCACACACATGGAATGTCACCAGAAAACAAAGGCTGGGCCATAGGGAACACTCCAGAGTTAGCATGTGCCCATAATTCACACGCAATGCCTCAGGCTAAAAGAAGATTAGAAAAGGGATCATCTGGTGTTTCTACGG AATATGTTTTAGGGCGGTTTACTGGCGAAGCTTTTCATTTTGTTAGTTTTGTGCCCATTGGTGGACGATTATATGAACTGGATGGTCTTAAGCCGTTTCCAATAGATCATGGACCGTGTAGCGATGTGGAGTGGACAGAAAAGTTTAGGAATGTAATGACAGACAGGCTAGGCATCAATGATGAGTACAGTGAGattaggtttaatttaatGGCAGTAGTACCAGACAGAAGGTTGGCAATTCATCACAAACTTAAAATGCTCAGAACCAACAAGCAAATTGTATTGGACGCTCTTTCGCACCTTgtcaaaataaaagataagaCGACCAATCAAGAGAAAAAAGAGTCACTTGTGACAGAAAATGATAAGCCATCCACGGAAAAAGAGACCGCAGAAGTAAAACCTGAAGGACCGAGCGAGGAAGGTCATAATATGGTGAAAAAAGATGCAGAAAACCCTTCTAACAGTAAAGTCACCCTTTGTCCACTGGATTATGCAACACCTCTAACAATTCAAACATCCCCTGCACCAAGTACTTCTGGAACTGACACCTCATCAGATATTGGATCTGCCTTCAATTCGCCAACTCAGGCTTGGAACTGGGCAAACACTGCGTCCCAAAACAGTCCTTCTTCAAAAGATTTGAAGCGATTTGTTGTGTTGAGAATGGAGGGCGAAAACTCTAcag AATCCAAACCATTGGAATCTGGCGAACGAAAATCTGGAGGTGTACATGCAAGAGTTCGGACCAGTGATGGGGATCCTGTAGTTGCAGAAAAAAAGCCGCATGAGTTGTTGGAACCACATACTTTCGCTCCAAAGGATTTATTGGCACTGTTAAGGAATTTAGAAAGCGAGATTTGTATGTGCGAGATGTCATTGAAGGACGAGAacgataaacaaaataaatataaaattgatgacGGGAGAAGAACTCACAACTACGACGAGTTCATTTGCACTTTTCTATCCATGTTAGCACAGCAGGGGAAATTGGGTGATTTAGTGGAACAGAACCTGGTTATTCCTAAGAAACCCGGCGTTAATACACCTCCAGCTCCCAAAACTATTAAAACCACCAAGAAGGACaccaaaaagaagaaaaagggAAGAACGAAAGTTAAAAGGAAACGATAG
- the LOC109599328 gene encoding ubiquitin carboxyl-terminal hydrolase calypso isoform X3 — protein MVPNSCATHALISILLNCPNIHLGETLTRLKVHTHGMSPENKGWAIGNTPELACAHNSHAMPQAKRRLEKGSSGVSTEYVLGRFTGEAFHFVSFVPIGGRLYELDGLKPFPIDHGPCSDVEWTEKFRNVMTDRLGINDEYSEIRFNLMAVVPDRRLAIHHKLKMLRTNKQIVLDALSHLVKIKDKTTNQEKKESLVTENDKPSTEKETAEVKPEGPSEEGHNMVKKDAENPSNSKVTLCPLDYATPLTIQTSPAPSTSGTDTSSDIGSAFNSPTQAWNWANTASQNSPSSKDLKRFVVLRMEGENSTESKPLESGERKSGGVHARVRTSDGDPVVAEKKPHELLEPHTFAPKDLLALLRNLESEICMCEMSLKDENDKQNKYKIDDGRRTHNYDEFICTFLSMLAQQGKLGDLVEQNLVIPKKPGVNTPPAPKTIKTTKKDTKKKKKGRTKVKRKR, from the exons ATGGTGCCCAATAGTTGTGCAACTCATGCACTCATTTCCATATTGTTGAATTGTCCAAATATTCATTTAG GAGAGACTCTGACAAGACTGAAGGTTCACACACATGGAATGTCACCAGAAAACAAAGGCTGGGCCATAGGGAACACTCCAGAGTTAGCATGTGCCCATAATTCACACGCAATGCCTCAGGCTAAAAGAAGATTAGAAAAGGGATCATCTGGTGTTTCTACGG AATATGTTTTAGGGCGGTTTACTGGCGAAGCTTTTCATTTTGTTAGTTTTGTGCCCATTGGTGGACGATTATATGAACTGGATGGTCTTAAGCCGTTTCCAATAGATCATGGACCGTGTAGCGATGTGGAGTGGACAGAAAAGTTTAGGAATGTAATGACAGACAGGCTAGGCATCAATGATGAGTACAGTGAGattaggtttaatttaatGGCAGTAGTACCAGACAGAAGGTTGGCAATTCATCACAAACTTAAAATGCTCAGAACCAACAAGCAAATTGTATTGGACGCTCTTTCGCACCTTgtcaaaataaaagataagaCGACCAATCAAGAGAAAAAAGAGTCACTTGTGACAGAAAATGATAAGCCATCCACGGAAAAAGAGACCGCAGAAGTAAAACCTGAAGGACCGAGCGAGGAAGGTCATAATATGGTGAAAAAAGATGCAGAAAACCCTTCTAACAGTAAAGTCACCCTTTGTCCACTGGATTATGCAACACCTCTAACAATTCAAACATCCCCTGCACCAAGTACTTCTGGAACTGACACCTCATCAGATATTGGATCTGCCTTCAATTCGCCAACTCAGGCTTGGAACTGGGCAAACACTGCGTCCCAAAACAGTCCTTCTTCAAAAGATTTGAAGCGATTTGTTGTGTTGAGAATGGAGGGCGAAAACTCTAcag AATCCAAACCATTGGAATCTGGCGAACGAAAATCTGGAGGTGTACATGCAAGAGTTCGGACCAGTGATGGGGATCCTGTAGTTGCAGAAAAAAAGCCGCATGAGTTGTTGGAACCACATACTTTCGCTCCAAAGGATTTATTGGCACTGTTAAGGAATTTAGAAAGCGAGATTTGTATGTGCGAGATGTCATTGAAGGACGAGAacgataaacaaaataaatataaaattgatgacGGGAGAAGAACTCACAACTACGACGAGTTCATTTGCACTTTTCTATCCATGTTAGCACAGCAGGGGAAATTGGGTGATTTAGTGGAACAGAACCTGGTTATTCCTAAGAAACCCGGCGTTAATACACCTCCAGCTCCCAAAACTATTAAAACCACCAAGAAGGACaccaaaaagaagaaaaagggAAGAACGAAAGTTAAAAGGAAACGATAG
- the LOC109599328 gene encoding ubiquitin carboxyl-terminal hydrolase calypso isoform X2 has translation MPVDIKELTEGWLELESDPGLFTLLLEDFGVKGVQVEEIYDLNKPLDSTVYGFIFLFRWVEERRSRRKVVEQTETFVKDEDVVNNIFFAQQMVPNSCATHALISILLNCPNIHLGETLTRLKVHTHGMSPENKGWAIGNTPELACAHNSHAMPQAKRRLEKGSSGVSTGRFTGEAFHFVSFVPIGGRLYELDGLKPFPIDHGPCSDVEWTEKFRNVMTDRLGINDEYSEIRFNLMAVVPDRRLAIHHKLKMLRTNKQIVLDALSHLVKIKDKTTNQEKKESLVTENDKPSTEKETAEVKPEGPSEEGHNMVKKDAENPSNSKVTLCPLDYATPLTIQTSPAPSTSGTDTSSDIGSAFNSPTQAWNWANTASQNSPSSKDLKRFVVLRMEGENSTESKPLESGERKSGGVHARVRTSDGDPVVAEKKPHELLEPHTFAPKDLLALLRNLESEICMCEMSLKDENDKQNKYKIDDGRRTHNYDEFICTFLSMLAQQGKLGDLVEQNLVIPKKPGVNTPPAPKTIKTTKKDTKKKKKGRTKVKRKR, from the exons atgccgGTGGATATAAAGGAATTAACTGAAG GATGGTTGGAGCTAGAGAGCGATCCAGGCTTATTTACTCTCCTCTTAGAGGATTTTGGTGTAAAAGGCGTGCAAGTGGAAGAAATTTACGACCTAAACAAACCTCTAGACTCAACTGTGTATGGTTTCATATTCCTGTTCAGATGGGTTGAAGAACGTCGGTCTCGTCGCAAGGTTGTAGAACAAACTGAAACGTTTGTTAAAGATGAGGATGTTGtgaacaacatattttttgcacAGCAAATGGTGCCCAATAGTTGTGCAACTCATGCACTCATTTCCATATTGTTGAATTGTCCAAATATTCATTTAG GAGAGACTCTGACAAGACTGAAGGTTCACACACATGGAATGTCACCAGAAAACAAAGGCTGGGCCATAGGGAACACTCCAGAGTTAGCATGTGCCCATAATTCACACGCAATGCCTCAGGCTAAAAGAAGATTAGAAAAGGGATCATCTGGTGTTTCTACGG GGCGGTTTACTGGCGAAGCTTTTCATTTTGTTAGTTTTGTGCCCATTGGTGGACGATTATATGAACTGGATGGTCTTAAGCCGTTTCCAATAGATCATGGACCGTGTAGCGATGTGGAGTGGACAGAAAAGTTTAGGAATGTAATGACAGACAGGCTAGGCATCAATGATGAGTACAGTGAGattaggtttaatttaatGGCAGTAGTACCAGACAGAAGGTTGGCAATTCATCACAAACTTAAAATGCTCAGAACCAACAAGCAAATTGTATTGGACGCTCTTTCGCACCTTgtcaaaataaaagataagaCGACCAATCAAGAGAAAAAAGAGTCACTTGTGACAGAAAATGATAAGCCATCCACGGAAAAAGAGACCGCAGAAGTAAAACCTGAAGGACCGAGCGAGGAAGGTCATAATATGGTGAAAAAAGATGCAGAAAACCCTTCTAACAGTAAAGTCACCCTTTGTCCACTGGATTATGCAACACCTCTAACAATTCAAACATCCCCTGCACCAAGTACTTCTGGAACTGACACCTCATCAGATATTGGATCTGCCTTCAATTCGCCAACTCAGGCTTGGAACTGGGCAAACACTGCGTCCCAAAACAGTCCTTCTTCAAAAGATTTGAAGCGATTTGTTGTGTTGAGAATGGAGGGCGAAAACTCTAcag AATCCAAACCATTGGAATCTGGCGAACGAAAATCTGGAGGTGTACATGCAAGAGTTCGGACCAGTGATGGGGATCCTGTAGTTGCAGAAAAAAAGCCGCATGAGTTGTTGGAACCACATACTTTCGCTCCAAAGGATTTATTGGCACTGTTAAGGAATTTAGAAAGCGAGATTTGTATGTGCGAGATGTCATTGAAGGACGAGAacgataaacaaaataaatataaaattgatgacGGGAGAAGAACTCACAACTACGACGAGTTCATTTGCACTTTTCTATCCATGTTAGCACAGCAGGGGAAATTGGGTGATTTAGTGGAACAGAACCTGGTTATTCCTAAGAAACCCGGCGTTAATACACCTCCAGCTCCCAAAACTATTAAAACCACCAAGAAGGACaccaaaaagaagaaaaagggAAGAACGAAAGTTAAAAGGAAACGATAG